A genomic region of Salinibacter pepae contains the following coding sequences:
- a CDS encoding homoserine kinase, which yields MKSEVTVFAPASMGNVAVGYDVLGGALDGLGDRVTVRRLDDPTVRVGSITGRVPDLPTTPADNTATVALQSLRDATGMSGGFEVSIEKGIPLGSGLGGSAASAVGAVVAGAELLSASWSRAALLPHALAGEAVASGDLHPDNVAPCLFGGLVLTREMDPPDVVPIPVPSGIRCVLVHPDRVLPTREARACLPDTIPLSESVRQTAHLGAFVAGCYRDDLALIGRALRDLIVEPHRAALVPGFADVQDAARAHDALGCSLSGAGPTLFAWCEGPDQAERVRDAMVEAFAQHDVSTEAWISPIPSKGARVAARPPADSQSS from the coding sequence GGGTACGACGTGCTGGGGGGGGCCCTCGACGGCCTCGGCGACCGGGTGACGGTGCGGCGGCTCGACGACCCGACGGTGCGGGTTGGCTCCATCACCGGGCGCGTCCCCGACCTGCCCACCACGCCCGCCGACAACACGGCCACCGTCGCCCTGCAGTCTCTTCGGGACGCCACGGGCATGAGCGGCGGCTTCGAGGTGTCCATCGAGAAGGGCATCCCACTCGGGTCCGGGCTTGGGGGCTCGGCCGCCTCCGCCGTGGGCGCGGTCGTGGCCGGGGCCGAGCTGCTTTCGGCGTCCTGGTCGCGGGCGGCGTTGTTGCCCCACGCGCTGGCCGGGGAGGCCGTCGCAAGCGGCGACCTGCACCCCGACAATGTCGCCCCCTGTCTGTTCGGCGGCCTCGTGCTCACCCGCGAGATGGACCCCCCGGACGTAGTGCCGATCCCGGTCCCCTCCGGCATCCGCTGTGTCCTCGTCCACCCGGACCGGGTCCTCCCGACCCGGGAGGCACGGGCGTGCCTGCCCGACACGATTCCGCTGTCCGAGTCGGTCCGGCAGACGGCGCACCTGGGCGCGTTCGTGGCCGGCTGCTACCGCGACGACCTCGCGCTCATCGGGCGCGCCCTGCGCGACCTGATCGTGGAGCCCCACCGGGCCGCGCTCGTTCCCGGCTTCGCGGACGTGCAGGACGCGGCACGGGCGCACGACGCCCTGGGCTGCTCGCTTTCGGGCGCCGGCCCCACCCTGTTCGCCTGGTGCGAGGGGCCCGATCAGGCCGAGCGCGTGCGGGACGCCATGGTCGAGGCCTTCGCGCAGCACGACGTGTCCACGGAGGCCTGGATCTCCCCCATTCCCTCCAAGGGGGCCCGTGTCGCCGCGCGCCCCCCTGCCGACTCGCAGTCGTCGTAG